ATAGTGGGTGATCATGAAAAGCAAGTTGCTACATGCAAGCAAAACTCAGATTACAAAAGGAAACAGCTTTCAGAAGGGACAAGGCTCAGATTATAATATGGAATTGCACAAAATCAATCTCTTTCCTCACAACGCCAATACAAGAAGAACCCAACAAAGATAACCAATAAATTAAGCAAATAACCAAAAGGGTCAGCTCGAAATCACCTGAACACATCAATACTGGAGAAGCACATGAAGGTTCTTGAATCTGATTAAAAACCCAAGTGTGAAAATCAACTACGAAATGCTCAGTGTCTCACTGACATGAGTTCCTCAACTTGCTGgaccaaataaatgagaacaTGAACGCAATGTGGATAGAAATAAACGTGGCAAGACCACATTGACTGCAACAAACCCAGCCCTTGTATATTATTTTCTGTACGTATTGTTTGACAAATTCATAGAACTGCTAGCAAAATCACAAGTTTGAAGTAGAGAACATAGTGGATGGAGAGATAAAGAAGTAAATAATGTTTGAACAGACAACATAATGGAGCAAAGCTGATGACAGCTATTTTGGGTGGTTCACCTTCTGGGATTGGAATATACGTTAGGTCccacgagagagagagagagagagagagagagagagagagagagagagagatgagatgaGGGTTCGTGTGATGGTTCTGAGGGGGAATATTTAGTGCCGGGTTTGTTCAAAAAAGAACATTGATACAGTCATAGTCGTTGTCAGCTGTGTGCTTCATTACGCGTTTTCCACAACCACTTTATTAGTGTGGGGGAGGGAGTTGTACGATACAAGATTTTGGTGGGATTCTGAGTTCGGTGCCCGGTTTTACGATATTCATTTACGTATACGTACACAGTTGTTCTGAGCAtaactctttgtttttcaatcTCTCATAATctcaaaaaacaaattcaatgaGGTATGTCTCTAGAACCCCAAAGGACAAAATCTCAAACTTTTACATGGACCCCTCCGTCTACTAAACTCTAACCAACGTCAATAAAAACCTAGCTCCATAACGAACCTACGCCATTGACCAAGTTTTGGCAAGTTGTAGGTGTATCAAGTTTTGTACCTTGGCTATTACTTTGGTAAACAATGACATGTATATGTGAAGTAGCTTCGTTAATTGCCACGCATTGATCCGACGGTGATTCTTAGTCAtagattaataaaatattcattataaaattcatatcaatCAAGGACTGATAGTTGTTTACACATGTGTGAATGATTATTATAAACATCTACTTTCTTTAAGCAGGAAAAGACAAATTGCATCCTTATTTTGACTCCACTGTGCATATAGAAGACAATGACAACTCTTTTAATTACCAAAATAATACAATCACAATTTTATTACGtcaaaaccaaaaaggaaaaataaagatatgGTCCCTTGTGGACATTAATTCAACATTGTCAGGCTATGAATAGAAGAAGCAAGCAAATACAAGAAATGGAATTAATGTATGCATAAAAGAAGTGTCCTTGTGTGCCATGAGAGGGAGTGGAAGAGGGAGGAGAAGAACTCTTATCACCCTTGTTGGCCTCTATTCTTGTGAACACTTCCATAGCGCTGATTATAGGAGGTAGGGTTGACCCATTAGCTGAGGCCAATGTCACATTGATCGTAGGTCCCACAATTGTCACAGGGTATACGGTGATCACCTTACATTTGTTGTACTCAGATGTCACCGTGGACTTCATCTGGCCGTTGATGTAGATCTGAATTATCCTGCTGTCGTTTGGTTTGGGGAGGGTTACCGTTTCGGTGAAATAGAGCACAAGGTAGGCTAATTGTGGGGTCGTCTGTGGGAGATCAATGGACAAGGTGATTGGATCAGCAAGGTTCATTGATTCAATGGAGTCGGTCAACACAGAAATGGGAGGGTCGTTTTCTGGAAAAGATAAGGGATCTGGTAAGGTAGTGACTTCGGTGCAGTTTGGTGGGATTGTTCCACCTGTCCATACTCGGTTGTATTCCTCACCCAATATCCCTGGGAACCTACATTCAGCAATTTTTGTACATTCTCGATCAAAATCTAACATATCTTGCAATCAAAAATGGCAACAAAAAAATGTCGGGTCCTAATAATGCTTTTTTGTTTAAGCGAAAATGATATCATAATCCAATAAAATAGACAACGTGTGAGTGATTATTAGTCGTTGGTGTATTAATTGTAACATCTATTCACGTAAGGGTGGACGACTGTACATATGTTAAATAGTGATCGAATAATTAGAGAAATGTACCTTACTTCTCCACCACCATAGTTAATCCTAGATACTAGATTATAAGCATAGTTGGTCTCCATCTCAGGGTACAATGTAACCGAAATTGGAACAGCTTCTATTGAAGATATAA
The Prunus dulcis chromosome 2, ALMONDv2, whole genome shotgun sequence DNA segment above includes these coding regions:
- the LOC117617633 gene encoding probable LRR receptor-like serine/threonine-protein kinase MEE39; amino-acid sequence: MDKNFWVPVLVLVFHLFTASSQITIEWLNIDCGNNALRVDKNLLRWVTDNDYTQAGINKQVPQKQKLEEMNTLRSFPNKAQQNCYALPFSEETQRVLVRAGFYYGNYDGLSKPPSFDIHINGRNWSTVNTSTVVEGPIYHEAMYVNQGAGSLNVCIVQDESGVVPFISSIEAVPISVTLYPEMETNYAYNLVSRINYGGGEVRFPGILGEEYNRVWTGGTIPPNCTEVTTLPDPLSFPENDPPISVLTDSIESMNLADPITLSIDLPQTTPQLAYLVLYFTETVTLPKPNDSRIIQIYINGQMKSTVTSEYNKCKVITVYPVTIVGPTINVTLASANGSTLPPIISAMEVFTRIEANKGDKSSSPPSSTPSHGTQGHFFYAYINSISCICLLLLFIA